A genome region from Deinococcus seoulensis includes the following:
- the queA gene encoding tRNA preQ1(34) S-adenosylmethionine ribosyltransferase-isomerase QueA — protein sequence MSPVTTLSAEQAAHADATLARLNFDLPPERIAQTGAEPRDASRLMVVGQAVTHHVFRDLPGLLRPGDLLVFNESRVIPARVMARKPVDAAGHGGGQVEVLLLREEDLPDLSAEHGPHLWSAYLKPARRAGNELWLGDGEHRQRARVVGQLEDGARILAFDRDIKPHLDNIGRLPLPPYIDPGSSDDTWRERYQTVYARAPGSVAAPTAGLHFTPDLLAALDAAGVERTTVTLHVGAGTFKPVTGPVAEHTMHAERYSVTPEAAQAINRARADGRRVIAVGTTTVRTLESAWDGTQVRAGEGDTRIFITPGTPVNVPDLLITNLHLPGSTLLLLVAAFAGEDRIRAAYDAALHGEYRFYSLGDAMLLTNVRGMQAAGGGTR from the coding sequence ATGTCGCCCGTCACCACCCTGAGCGCCGAGCAGGCCGCGCACGCCGACGCGACGCTGGCCCGCCTGAACTTCGACCTGCCGCCCGAACGCATCGCGCAGACCGGCGCGGAACCCCGCGACGCCTCCCGCCTGATGGTCGTGGGGCAGGCCGTCACGCACCACGTGTTCCGGGACCTGCCGGGCCTGCTGCGCCCCGGCGACCTGCTGGTGTTCAACGAGAGCCGCGTCATCCCGGCGCGCGTCATGGCCCGCAAACCCGTGGACGCCGCTGGGCACGGAGGCGGACAGGTCGAGGTCCTGCTGCTGCGCGAGGAGGACCTCCCGGACCTGAGCGCCGAACACGGCCCGCACCTGTGGAGCGCGTACCTGAAACCCGCCCGCCGCGCCGGGAACGAACTGTGGCTGGGTGACGGCGAGCACCGACAGCGCGCCCGCGTGGTCGGACAACTGGAAGACGGCGCCCGCATCCTGGCGTTCGACCGGGACATCAAACCCCACCTGGACAATATCGGCCGCCTGCCGCTCCCGCCGTACATCGACCCCGGCAGCAGTGACGACACGTGGCGGGAACGCTACCAGACCGTGTACGCCCGCGCGCCCGGCAGCGTGGCCGCCCCCACCGCCGGACTGCACTTCACGCCGGACCTGCTCGCGGCACTGGACGCCGCCGGGGTGGAACGCACCACCGTCACCCTGCACGTCGGGGCCGGGACCTTCAAACCCGTCACCGGACCCGTCGCCGAGCACACCATGCACGCCGAACGCTACTCCGTGACACCCGAGGCGGCGCAGGCCATCAACCGCGCCCGCGCCGACGGACGGCGCGTGATCGCGGTCGGCACCACCACCGTCCGCACCCTGGAAAGCGCCTGGGACGGCACGCAGGTCCGCGCGGGCGAGGGCGACACCCGCATCTTCATCACGCCCGGCACGCCCGTGAACGTCCCGGACCTGCTGATCACCAACCTGCACCTGCCCGGCAGCACCCTGCTGCTGCTCGTGGCGGCCTTCGCCGGAGAGGACCGCATCCGGGCCGCCTACGACGCCGCCCTGCACGGCGAGTACCGCTTCTACTCGCTGGGCGACGCCATGCTGCTGACGAACGTGCGCGGAATGCAGGCGGCAGGCGGCGGGACGCGCTGA
- a CDS encoding GNAT family N-acetyltransferase codes for MSENTPLPSTQETPADLSFRDLGTAGYAALLTLAHPEKPTDAVNLERLAAGRLPGEHHSQRGAFLGGALVGAVQTGVPGMDNHGGWLDLTVTLHPEYRRGALADALVEYGLEVLRAAGARVAVTRLREGWWETGHLLRRGWAEHDRMWMNTLDLRTLDFAAFAAEEARALASGVRIVSLADLTAPGADPWDTQPREHYDLIRALLTDVPSATPVQVWPFEVWRMRMPQRELDPRGLMIAVAPDGRWVGTSQLAQTLPAQPGHLHNGLTGVRREWRGHGLGLALKLAAARAALARGFTHSHTGNHTGNAPMLAINDRLGFTREAAMVTLRRAVEGGQ; via the coding sequence ATGAGCGAGAACACCCCGCTGCCTTCCACGCAGGAAACCCCCGCCGACCTGTCGTTTCGTGACCTGGGAACCGCCGGGTACGCGGCCCTGCTGACGCTGGCGCACCCGGAGAAACCCACGGACGCCGTGAACCTGGAGCGGCTGGCGGCGGGGCGACTGCCGGGCGAGCATCACTCGCAGCGCGGGGCGTTCCTGGGCGGCGCACTGGTCGGGGCGGTGCAGACGGGCGTGCCGGGCATGGACAACCATGGCGGGTGGCTGGACCTGACGGTCACGCTGCACCCGGAGTACCGGCGCGGCGCGCTGGCCGACGCGCTGGTCGAATACGGCCTGGAGGTGCTGCGCGCGGCGGGCGCGCGGGTGGCCGTCACGCGCCTGCGGGAGGGCTGGTGGGAGACCGGGCACCTGCTACGGCGCGGCTGGGCCGAGCATGACCGCATGTGGATGAACACCCTGGACCTGCGTACCCTGGATTTCGCGGCGTTCGCCGCCGAGGAGGCCCGCGCACTGGCGAGCGGCGTGCGGATCGTGTCGCTGGCCGACCTGACCGCCCCCGGCGCGGACCCCTGGGACACGCAGCCCCGCGAGCATTACGACCTGATCCGCGCCCTGCTGACCGACGTGCCCAGCGCGACGCCCGTGCAGGTCTGGCCGTTCGAGGTCTGGCGGATGCGGATGCCGCAGCGCGAACTGGACCCGCGCGGCCTGATGATCGCCGTCGCCCCGGACGGCAGGTGGGTGGGCACCAGTCAGCTGGCGCAGACGCTGCCGGCGCAGCCGGGCCACCTGCACAACGGCCTGACCGGCGTGCGCCGCGAGTGGCGCGGCCACGGGCTGGGCCTCGCCCTGAAACTCGCGGCGGCCCGCGCGGCCCTGGCACGCGGCTTCACGCACTCGCACACCGGGAATCACACCGGGAACGCGCCCATGCTGGCCATCAACGACCGCCTGGGCTTCACGCGCGAGGCGGCCATGGTCACCCTGAGGCGGGCCGTGGAGGGTGGTCAGTAG
- the recO gene encoding DNA repair protein RecO produces the protein MRSRTANRSGIVIRRRVTPAGDILLSLLTPQGKLKAVARGGVRGPLASRLNLFHHVHVQVYQGPQNDLASVQQAVLEGALPTLAQPERYAFAHLMAEFADALFQEGEFSEQAFELFAGALRGVAHQPDPEWVALVMSYKLLALAGFVPQTAHCARCRAPEPAHPDPLGGQLLCRDCAALPAYPPDSLDFLRGAVRRTVRASMDAPLPASQRPALWRALERFVTVQIGNVQSWRQLVPHVQAAPTP, from the coding sequence TTGAGGTCCCGCACCGCCAACCGCAGCGGCATCGTCATCCGCCGCCGCGTGACGCCCGCCGGGGATATCCTGCTGTCGCTGCTGACCCCGCAGGGCAAACTGAAGGCCGTGGCGCGCGGCGGGGTGCGCGGCCCGCTGGCCAGCCGCCTGAACCTGTTCCACCACGTGCACGTGCAGGTGTACCAGGGACCGCAGAACGACCTTGCCAGCGTGCAGCAGGCCGTGCTGGAGGGCGCGCTGCCCACCCTGGCGCAGCCGGAACGCTACGCCTTCGCGCACCTGATGGCCGAATTCGCCGACGCGCTGTTCCAGGAAGGCGAGTTCAGCGAGCAGGCCTTCGAGCTGTTCGCGGGCGCGCTGCGCGGCGTGGCGCACCAGCCGGACCCGGAATGGGTGGCGCTGGTCATGAGTTACAAACTGCTGGCCCTGGCCGGATTCGTTCCGCAGACCGCCCACTGCGCCCGCTGCCGCGCGCCCGAACCGGCGCACCCGGACCCGCTGGGCGGGCAACTGCTGTGCCGTGACTGCGCCGCGCTGCCCGCCTACCCGCCGGACTCGCTGGACTTCCTGCGCGGCGCTGTTCGCCGTACCGTGCGCGCCAGCATGGACGCCCCGCTGCCCGCCTCGCAGCGGCCCGCGCTGTGGCGGGCGCTGGAACGCTTCGTGACCGTGCAGATCGGGAACGTGCAGTCCTGGCGACAACTCGTGCCGCACGTGCAGGCGGCGCCCACGCCGTAA
- a CDS encoding 16S rRNA (uracil(1498)-N(3))-methyltransferase yields MSPDQPHADQSRADLPRHRVRVPSLSAVMTLGPGEARHLHVLRLRAGDALRVFDGQGAEALATLTELEEARATLHLGEAIETHLETPHPVTLAVALLKGDKLSDVVRAATELGVSAVQLTVTARADAREIGAQKLERLNRVAQEAAKQSRRNVIPPVLAPVPLGNVPLTGQVFVAQPGSNTRLTDVLDWSAPVTLITGPEGGLTDAEVARLVAGGAHAVTLGPRILRAETAPVALLGAIAALGL; encoded by the coding sequence ATGAGCCCCGACCAACCCCATGCCGACCAGTCCCGTGCCGACCTGCCCCGCCACCGGGTGCGGGTCCCGTCCCTGTCGGCAGTCATGACGCTGGGGCCGGGCGAGGCGCGGCACCTGCACGTCCTGCGCCTGCGGGCCGGGGACGCCCTGCGCGTGTTCGACGGTCAGGGCGCCGAGGCGCTGGCCACCCTGACCGAACTGGAGGAAGCCCGCGCCACGCTGCACCTGGGCGAGGCCATCGAGACGCACCTGGAAACGCCGCACCCGGTCACGCTGGCCGTGGCCCTGCTGAAGGGCGACAAGCTGAGCGACGTGGTGCGCGCCGCCACGGAACTCGGCGTGAGTGCCGTGCAACTGACCGTCACGGCCCGCGCGGACGCCCGCGAGATCGGCGCGCAGAAACTCGAACGCCTGAACCGCGTGGCGCAGGAGGCCGCCAAGCAGTCGCGCCGCAACGTGATTCCGCCCGTGCTGGCCCCCGTTCCGCTGGGGAACGTGCCGCTGACCGGGCAGGTGTTCGTCGCGCAGCCCGGCTCGAACACCCGCCTGACCGACGTGCTCGACTGGTCGGCGCCCGTGACCCTGATCACCGGCCCGGAAGGCGGCCTGACCGACGCCGAGGTCGCGCGGCTGGTGGCGGGCGGCGCGCACGCGGTCACGCTGGGGCCGCGCATCCTGCGGGCCGAGACGGCGCCGGTCGCGCTGCTGGGTGCCATCGCCGCACTGGGGTTGTAG
- a CDS encoding 50S ribosomal protein L11 methyltransferase → MLVYHLPGTFETREAHLDLLWEAGATGLEERAGLIRAYFDEQTDLPADIRDGEWRDEADQDWQAEFKANLRPVQAGRVTIVPPWLRAEVPSTQVPLIIEPGMAFGTGHHATTRMAVEALSALNLDGQTVLDVGTGSGVLAIAAALLDARYALGVDIDPVTIPIATENAEQNGVPAGRAAFMVGTLGDDLPGDVVTDGVFDVLVANLYAELHDLLSGSYVGHLRAGGPLILTGILVSKLPLVHEALDREGFTDVQVRTDGDWALVTARNA, encoded by the coding sequence ATGCTGGTCTACCACCTTCCCGGAACGTTCGAAACGCGCGAGGCTCACCTCGACCTGCTGTGGGAGGCCGGCGCGACCGGCCTGGAGGAACGCGCCGGCCTGATCCGCGCGTACTTCGACGAGCAGACCGACCTGCCGGCCGACATCCGCGACGGCGAGTGGCGCGACGAGGCCGATCAGGACTGGCAGGCGGAATTCAAGGCGAACCTGCGGCCCGTTCAGGCCGGGCGCGTGACCATCGTGCCGCCGTGGCTGCGCGCCGAGGTGCCGTCCACCCAGGTGCCGCTGATCATCGAGCCGGGCATGGCCTTCGGGACCGGGCACCACGCGACGACCCGCATGGCCGTCGAGGCACTCTCGGCGCTGAACCTGGACGGGCAGACGGTGCTGGACGTGGGCACCGGCAGCGGCGTGCTGGCCATCGCGGCGGCGCTGCTGGACGCCCGTTACGCGCTGGGCGTGGATATCGACCCGGTCACCATCCCGATTGCCACGGAGAACGCGGAGCAGAACGGCGTTCCGGCGGGCCGCGCGGCGTTCATGGTGGGCACGCTGGGCGACGACCTGCCGGGCGACGTGGTCACGGACGGCGTGTTCGACGTGCTGGTCGCCAACCTGTACGCGGAACTGCATGACCTGCTCTCCGGTTCGTACGTGGGCCACCTGCGCGCGGGCGGGCCGCTGATCCTGACCGGCATCCTGGTCAGCAAACTGCCGCTGGTTCACGAGGCGCTGGACCGCGAGGGCTTCACGGACGTGCAGGTGCGAACCGACGGCGACTGGGCGCTCGTGACCGCCCGCAACGCATGA
- a CDS encoding HD-GYP domain-containing protein, with protein sequence MQNTAQHNTVPQPGQQPGCAPVTSLRLTLRGDTTLQVDPAAPAAARHAAQVWLLAAGVLDLHRASWGETVTLRRPPELPVRLPGIRRAGTRATLRPATPGGGPTQVLRLDWSDRPDPPLTRPADPHLHLMQPADLPGDLLPCLTLTPGQALTRARSFLARAGVQRAQLSDGHELFDLTLPDPIHPAPARPDPAQSRPGLTAPDPSVGGGHALLIGPPQATLGRLWLRAAPGPDAHAAAQALFVAAHAANTHTAALRQTRSARLGADLQRATQLLRDGHALPEATLQAAMRLVRADGAALISLRGGPLLSAGNLDWSGLHAAQRYLRPPLLSGPSGVTSAASGSPVDHCSPLLLDLDPDGLTRTLMLPLNSGSLPQVAWVFQMHRCPQPWLSDTAELTWDVLRAAARDPIHAAGPRGLERRAHQATLSPTLISVLDSVGDSQVPSQIAGRGLHHLLETSGAHAGALLTLPPLGLPPAGMPAGTAFSASDLTASAGAVDDLWTPQAQEVMLGAARAAEPRQQALDLPDPAQDGPVFLSVTPVVYAGHVSGVLALLHRPEPPAPQVAPLLNVLATEVGRASERQRSLRDLAHVREKTFRVLGRVLEYRSYETKGHTDRVTELALQLGQALDLTSTQLAHLRWGAYLHDLGKIAIPDDVLHKQGLLSSAERQWMRQHVTIGETLLREQGLVPPEVLQVVRHHHERWDGQGYPDGLSGHRIPLLARLFAVVDIFDALTSERSYKAPWSPHDSLQELRRMAGTHLDPALVQAFMDLMASRAALPVLPEPFDDALL encoded by the coding sequence GTGCAGAACACGGCGCAGCACAACACGGTGCCGCAACCCGGCCAGCAGCCAGGGTGCGCGCCGGTCACCTCGCTGCGCCTGACCCTGCGGGGCGACACGACCCTGCAAGTCGACCCGGCCGCCCCCGCCGCCGCGCGCCACGCCGCGCAGGTGTGGCTGCTGGCCGCCGGGGTGCTGGACCTGCACCGGGCCTCGTGGGGTGAAACCGTGACCCTGCGCCGCCCGCCGGAACTGCCGGTGCGGCTGCCCGGCATCCGGCGGGCCGGGACGCGCGCCACCCTGCGGCCCGCCACGCCCGGCGGCGGCCCCACGCAGGTCCTGCGGCTGGACTGGTCCGACCGGCCCGACCCGCCCCTGACGCGCCCGGCCGACCCGCACCTGCACCTGATGCAACCGGCCGACCTGCCGGGCGACCTGCTGCCCTGCCTGACCTTGACGCCGGGGCAGGCGCTGACCCGCGCCCGGTCGTTCCTGGCACGCGCGGGGGTGCAACGCGCGCAACTGAGCGACGGGCACGAACTGTTCGACCTGACCCTGCCCGACCCTATCCACCCCGCCCCGGCCCGACCCGACCCGGCCCAGTCCAGGCCAGGCCTGACAGCCCCGGACCCGTCGGTGGGTGGCGGGCACGCCCTGCTGATCGGGCCGCCGCAGGCCACCCTGGGCCGCCTGTGGCTGCGCGCCGCGCCGGGACCCGACGCGCACGCGGCGGCGCAGGCGCTGTTCGTGGCGGCGCACGCCGCGAACACCCACACGGCCGCGCTGCGCCAGACCCGTTCGGCGCGGCTGGGCGCGGACCTGCAACGCGCCACGCAACTGCTGCGCGACGGTCACGCGCTGCCCGAGGCGACCCTGCAGGCCGCCATGCGCCTCGTGCGGGCCGACGGCGCGGCCCTGATCTCGCTGCGGGGCGGGCCGCTGCTGAGCGCCGGGAACCTCGACTGGTCCGGCCTGCACGCCGCGCAACGCTACCTGCGACCGCCGCTGCTGAGCGGCCCGTCGGGCGTGACCAGCGCCGCGAGCGGCAGCCCGGTCGACCACTGCTCGCCGCTGCTGCTGGACCTCGACCCGGACGGCCTGACCCGCACGCTGATGCTGCCACTGAACAGCGGTTCGCTGCCGCAGGTGGCGTGGGTGTTCCAGATGCACCGCTGCCCGCAACCGTGGCTGTCGGACACGGCCGAACTGACCTGGGACGTGCTGCGCGCCGCCGCCCGCGACCCGATCCACGCGGCCGGTCCGCGCGGCCTGGAACGCCGCGCCCATCAGGCCACCCTGTCACCCACCCTGATCAGCGTGCTCGACAGTGTCGGTGACAGTCAGGTGCCGTCGCAGATCGCCGGGCGTGGCCTGCACCACCTGCTGGAGACCAGCGGCGCGCACGCCGGGGCGCTGCTGACCCTGCCGCCGCTCGGCCTGCCGCCCGCCGGGATGCCCGCTGGGACGGCGTTCAGCGCCTCGGACCTGACCGCCTCGGCCGGAGCGGTGGACGACCTCTGGACGCCGCAGGCGCAGGAGGTGATGCTGGGCGCCGCGCGGGCCGCCGAGCCGCGCCAGCAGGCGCTGGACCTGCCGGACCCCGCCCAGGACGGCCCGGTGTTCCTGAGCGTCACGCCGGTCGTGTACGCCGGGCACGTCAGCGGCGTTCTGGCGCTACTGCACCGCCCCGAACCGCCCGCGCCGCAGGTGGCGCCGCTGCTGAACGTCCTGGCGACCGAGGTCGGCCGGGCCAGCGAGCGGCAGCGGTCCCTGCGTGACCTCGCGCACGTGCGCGAGAAGACCTTCCGGGTGCTGGGGCGCGTGCTGGAGTACCGCAGTTACGAGACCAAGGGCCACACCGACCGCGTGACCGAACTGGCGCTGCAACTCGGGCAGGCGCTGGACCTGACCAGCACGCAACTGGCGCACCTGCGCTGGGGCGCGTACCTGCACGACCTGGGCAAGATCGCCATTCCGGACGACGTGCTGCACAAGCAGGGCCTGCTGAGCAGCGCCGAGCGGCAGTGGATGCGTCAGCACGTGACCATCGGCGAGACGCTGCTGCGCGAGCAGGGCCTCGTGCCGCCCGAGGTCCTTCAGGTGGTCCGGCATCACCATGAACGCTGGGACGGCCAGGGGTACCCGGACGGCCTGAGCGGACACCGCATTCCGCTGCTGGCCCGCCTGTTCGCGGTGGTGGACATCTTCGACGCCCTGACCAGCGAGCGGTCCTACAAAGCGCCCTGGTCCCCGCACGACAGCCTGCAGGAGTTGCGGCGCATGGCCGGAACGCACCTGGACCCGGCGCTGGTGCAGGCGTTCATGGACCTGATGGCCAGCCGCGCGGCGCTGCCGGTCCTGCCTGAACCGTTCGACGACGCGCTGCTGTAA
- the proC gene encoding pyrroline-5-carboxylate reductase: protein MKLVIVGVGKLGLALLEGVTSRGVIPPSEIGLLDLNTARVTEIAERTGAQVVTPADLPGTDRILVSLQPRVFLEAADWLAQENTGYISTMAGVSVAALTRRLGTRRVVRVMPNLAATIGRSQTAITGPREATDAGDLAFARTLFAAVGDAYELPEHLFNAFTGMSASGPAYVAVVAEALADGGVRMGLPRPLANELAAKLLVSTGELLQLRAHPGLLKDEVASPGGTTIAGLAALEKAGVRGALMEAVVQATRRGNELGKDQE, encoded by the coding sequence ATGAAGCTCGTGATCGTTGGCGTTGGGAAACTCGGACTGGCCCTGCTGGAGGGCGTGACCTCGCGCGGCGTGATTCCCCCGTCCGAGATCGGGCTGCTGGACCTGAACACGGCCCGCGTGACCGAGATCGCCGAACGCACCGGCGCGCAGGTCGTCACGCCCGCCGACCTGCCGGGCACCGACCGCATCCTGGTGAGCCTGCAACCGCGCGTGTTCCTGGAGGCCGCCGACTGGCTGGCGCAGGAGAACACCGGGTACATCAGCACCATGGCCGGGGTCAGCGTGGCGGCCCTGACCCGCCGCCTGGGCACGCGCCGGGTGGTGCGGGTCATGCCGAACCTCGCGGCGACCATCGGGCGTAGTCAGACGGCCATCACCGGCCCGCGCGAGGCGACCGACGCGGGCGACCTGGCGTTCGCGCGCACGCTGTTCGCGGCGGTCGGGGACGCCTACGAGCTGCCCGAGCACCTGTTCAACGCCTTTACCGGCATGAGTGCCAGCGGCCCGGCGTACGTGGCCGTGGTCGCCGAGGCGCTGGCCGACGGCGGCGTGCGCATGGGCCTGCCGCGCCCCCTGGCGAACGAACTGGCCGCCAAGCTGCTCGTCTCGACCGGCGAGCTGCTGCAACTGCGGGCGCATCCGGGCCTGCTGAAAGACGAGGTCGCCAGTCCCGGCGGCACGACCATCGCGGGACTGGCGGCGCTGGAGAAGGCCGGGGTGCGCGGCGCCCTGATGGAAGCGGTGGTGCAGGCCACCCGGCGCGGCAACGAGCTGGGCAAGGATCAGGAGTAG
- a CDS encoding LacI family DNA-binding transcriptional regulator: MTRAVTLTEVAREAGVSPSTVSRILNGTARVRDEKASQVRQAIEKLGYTPNTFARSLATGASGSVGVLTPDIASPFYNDALSGIEQGLMGSGYSPIIISGHWRTAEEEHAVELLLNRRVEGMIILGGQLPDHDLHALSARLPVGVLGRNIDLSRHGGVSLNMDNRQSARDLTNYLIGRGHRVIGHISGPPDHADARERLTGYREALEERGLKYDPTLVVQGDFQEPSGLIGMQRLLQQHSDLTAVFSANDQMAYGARLALYRLGLRVPEDMSLVGFDDLPGSTYATPPLSSVRQPMAEMGRWLAHFILARLRGETTEPFEPRQELMMRESVASRRGL; encoded by the coding sequence ATGACCCGCGCCGTCACCCTCACCGAGGTTGCCCGCGAGGCCGGCGTCTCACCCAGCACCGTCTCCCGCATCCTGAACGGCACCGCCCGTGTCCGCGACGAGAAGGCCAGCCAGGTCCGGCAGGCCATCGAGAAACTCGGGTACACGCCCAATACCTTCGCCCGCAGCCTCGCCACCGGCGCGTCCGGCAGCGTGGGCGTCCTGACCCCCGACATCGCCAGCCCCTTCTACAACGACGCCCTGAGCGGCATCGAGCAGGGCCTGATGGGCAGCGGGTACTCACCCATCATCATCAGCGGCCACTGGCGCACCGCCGAGGAAGAACACGCCGTGGAACTGCTGCTCAACCGCCGCGTCGAGGGCATGATCATCCTGGGCGGGCAACTGCCGGACCACGACCTGCACGCCCTGTCCGCCCGCCTGCCTGTCGGCGTGCTGGGCCGCAACATCGACCTGAGCCGCCACGGGGGCGTGTCCCTGAACATGGACAACCGCCAGAGCGCCCGCGACCTGACCAACTACCTGATCGGGCGCGGCCACCGCGTGATCGGGCACATCAGCGGCCCGCCCGACCACGCCGACGCCCGCGAACGCCTGACCGGGTACCGCGAGGCCCTCGAGGAACGCGGCCTGAAGTACGACCCCACCCTGGTCGTGCAGGGCGACTTTCAGGAACCCAGCGGATTGATCGGCATGCAGCGCCTGCTGCAACAGCATTCCGACCTGACGGCCGTGTTCAGCGCCAACGACCAGATGGCCTACGGCGCACGCCTGGCGCTGTACCGCCTGGGCCTGCGCGTGCCCGAGGACATGTCCCTGGTCGGCTTCGACGACCTGCCCGGCTCCACGTACGCCACGCCGCCCCTGTCGTCCGTGCGGCAACCCATGGCCGAGATGGGCCGCTGGCTGGCGCACTTCATCCTGGCACGCCTGCGCGGCGAGACCACCGAACCCTTCGAGCCGCGCCAGGAACTGATGATGCGTGAATCCGTCGCCAGTCGGCGCGGCCTGTAG
- a CDS encoding ABC transporter substrate-binding protein: MRNLPRLTLALSIALTAALGSASAQKTTITVGVFPDLDSVVKAALPGFNKLYPNITVKINSLAYADHHTALTTALSTGKGASDVVAVDFGYVARFAEGNGLVDISKAPYNAGQFRSQFIAYTYPQAMTQDGRMVGMPTDIGPGAMFYRSDMLKKAGVSPAAMNASWESYISNGKKVLAANPGTFLIPDAGEAAQIIIRTGLKSGEGLYFDKNNNVLVDPANPRYVRAFTIAKQIRDAKLDARAGSAFSPEWTTAFQKGNLATEFSGAWLVGHMQNWLAKDFSGKWASQQLPGNTYASWGGSFYAIPQQSQHKTEAWALIKYLTTNKDQQVLAFKTTGAFPALRAAGNDPVFNEGVPYLNGQKARVLWRQAALKIQPLDVNKLDPIAEQIVNDALSSVLDGSKDITTALTDAKNLIARRAR, encoded by the coding sequence ATGCGTAACCTGCCCCGACTGACCCTGGCCCTGAGCATCGCCCTGACCGCCGCCCTCGGCAGCGCCAGCGCCCAGAAGACCACCATCACCGTCGGCGTGTTCCCCGACCTCGACAGCGTCGTGAAGGCCGCGCTGCCCGGTTTCAACAAGCTCTACCCGAACATCACCGTCAAGATCAACTCGCTGGCCTACGCTGACCACCACACCGCCCTGACCACCGCGCTCTCCACCGGCAAGGGCGCCAGCGACGTGGTCGCCGTGGACTTCGGGTACGTCGCCCGCTTCGCGGAAGGCAACGGCCTGGTCGACATCAGCAAGGCCCCCTACAACGCCGGGCAGTTCCGCAGCCAGTTCATTGCCTACACCTACCCGCAGGCCATGACCCAGGACGGCCGCATGGTCGGCATGCCCACTGACATCGGCCCCGGCGCCATGTTCTACCGCTCGGACATGCTCAAGAAGGCCGGCGTGAGCCCCGCCGCCATGAACGCCAGCTGGGAAAGCTACATCAGCAACGGCAAGAAAGTCCTGGCCGCCAACCCCGGCACCTTCCTGATCCCCGACGCCGGCGAGGCCGCCCAGATCATCATCCGCACCGGCCTCAAGAGCGGCGAGGGCCTGTACTTCGACAAGAACAACAACGTCCTGGTCGACCCCGCCAACCCCCGCTACGTGCGCGCCTTCACCATCGCCAAGCAGATCCGCGACGCGAAACTCGACGCCCGCGCCGGCAGCGCCTTCAGCCCCGAATGGACCACCGCCTTCCAGAAAGGCAACCTCGCCACCGAGTTCAGCGGCGCGTGGCTGGTCGGTCACATGCAGAACTGGCTCGCCAAGGACTTCAGCGGCAAGTGGGCCTCGCAGCAACTGCCCGGCAACACCTACGCCAGCTGGGGCGGCTCGTTCTACGCCATTCCGCAGCAGAGCCAGCACAAGACCGAAGCCTGGGCGCTCATCAAGTACCTGACCACCAACAAGGACCAGCAGGTTCTGGCGTTCAAGACCACCGGCGCGTTCCCCGCGCTGCGCGCCGCCGGGAACGACCCCGTCTTCAACGAGGGCGTCCCGTACCTGAACGGCCAGAAGGCCCGCGTGCTGTGGCGTCAGGCTGCCCTGAAAATCCAGCCGCTGGACGTGAACAAACTCGACCCCATCGCCGAACAGATCGTGAACGACGCCCTGTCCAGCGTCCTTGACGGCAGCAAGGACATCACGACCGCGCTGACCGACGCCAAGAACCTGATCGCCCGCCGCGCCCGCTGA